Proteins encoded in a region of the Methylosinus trichosporium OB3b genome:
- a CDS encoding DUF7680 family protein has translation MPPKTLPKYELRARRHGPGNTELEVWQLPSSATPQIKAPIRLAGLRGRNYELVEHRVLRRLKEVGVRVDILPIEGLGSILNEEIALRLALLFRTLAPMRSRDAMRLVAEGIDEMGKEEAAYWLGMSVHRKNPRRVLTSLRILLTDPKRK, from the coding sequence ATGCCGCCGAAGACGCTGCCGAAATACGAGCTTCGGGCTCGCCGGCATGGCCCCGGCAACACCGAGCTGGAGGTCTGGCAATTGCCGTCTTCGGCGACCCCTCAGATCAAGGCCCCCATCCGCCTCGCCGGCCTGCGTGGTCGCAATTATGAACTCGTCGAGCACCGGGTGCTGAGACGATTGAAGGAGGTCGGCGTCAGGGTTGATATCCTGCCGATCGAGGGCCTGGGCTCTATCCTTAACGAGGAGATCGCGCTTCGTTTGGCTCTCCTCTTCCGCACCTTGGCGCCTATGCGGAGCCGCGACGCCATGCGTCTCGTTGCCGAAGGCATCGACGAAATGGGAAAGGAGGAGGCGGCCTATTGGCTAGGTATGTCGGTCCATCGAAAGAACCCGCGCCGCGTCTTGACGTCGCTGCGAATTCTTTTGACTGATCCGAAGCGCAAGTGA